The following proteins are co-located in the Apium graveolens cultivar Ventura chromosome 5, ASM990537v1, whole genome shotgun sequence genome:
- the LOC141725129 gene encoding uncharacterized protein LOC141725129 — protein MAVAGNLSLLDIISPRTVITDRKTRADVLLNLFKKDPLSQQSPILNLNALIASNGFELDKNSEIRRLNRSKKVNSKVNNAVDYESSSDDENNGIDDDDDDDDDDEVDSYDWEKEMKKRVKEIQDMKELEKKAEELVSEIGEEDGEGSGESEEEKKMRVRKELEKVAKEQAERRKSAELMFDLGQRAYGKGMYGRAIEFLEGALTIIPRPTLFGGEIQIWLAMAYEANNRHKDCITLYRQLELKHPSMSIRRQAAELRYILQAPKLKISQEEMVTIPLIGSSYDNYAGTWNDKYKDGDGRLNRSTTNQLPSSKDYVGDFLVWRPPVNLEKNQAFWVVLTLWLGLVGAALFIQK, from the exons ATGGCAGTCGCCGGAAACTTATCATTACTCGACATAATCTCACCGCGAACAGTAATAACAGATCGCAAAACTCGCGCCGACGTGCTGTTAAACCTGTTCAAAAAGGATCCTTTATCTCAACAATCGCCGATTTTGAATCTCAACGCTTTGATCGCTTCGAACGGCTTCGAATTGGATAAAAAtagtgaaattaggaggttgaaTCGGAGTAAAAAGGTGAATTCGAAGGTAAATAATGCGGTGGATTACGAGAGCTCAAGCGATGACGAAAACAATGGaattgatgatgatgatgatgatgatgatgatgatgaggtgGATAGTTATGATtgggagaaagagatgaagaagAGAGTGAAGGAGATTCAAGATATGAAAGAGTTGGAGAAGAAAGCTGAGGAATTGGTTAGTGAAATTGGGGAGGAGGATGGTGAGGGAAGTGGAGAGAGTGAGGAGGAGAAGAAGATGAGAGTGAGGAAAGAGCTCGAAAAG GTGGCAAAGGAGCAAGCGGAAAGAAGAAAAAGCGCCGAGTTGATGTTTGATTTGGGCCAGAGGGCATATGGGAAGGGTATGTATGGGCGTGCCATTGAATTTCTTGAAGGCGCGCTCACTATTATTCCCAGGCCCACTTTGTTTGGTGGTGAG ATACAAATATGGCTTGCAATGGCTTATGAAGCTAATAACAGACATAAAGATTGCATTACTCTTTACCGGCAGCTAGAACTAAAACATCCAAGTATGAGTATTCGGCGCCAAGCGGCTGAACTTCGGTATATTTTGCAAGCACCCAAGCTCAAGATATCTCAGGAAGAGATGGTCACCATCCCCCTTATAGGTTCAAGTTATGATAA CTATGCAGGAACATGGAATGATAAATACAAAGATGGTGATGGAAGATTGAACCGTTCAACAACAAACCAACTCCCTTCAAGCAAAGATTATGTAGGGGACTTTTTGGTGTGGCGACCGCCAGTTAATTTGGAGAAGAATCAAGCTTTCTGGGTGGTCTTGACACTATGGTTGGGTCTGGTTGGAGCTGCtctttttattcaaaaataa